One Obesumbacterium proteus DNA window includes the following coding sequences:
- a CDS encoding DUF4060 family protein, which yields MRHIIKGNPERKERAAMKAALNQHQEKYGDYGPTKKGVTYTIKVSEEKFFIEIINREKSYVATSMMRPRDLSKVWGNAA from the coding sequence ATGCGACACATCATCAAGGGTAATCCAGAGCGTAAAGAAAGAGCGGCTATGAAAGCGGCGCTCAATCAGCATCAGGAAAAGTACGGCGACTATGGGCCAACCAAGAAAGGCGTCACATACACAATCAAAGTTAGCGAAGAGAAATTCTTCATAGAGATTATCAACCGAGAGAAATCATATGTGGCTACGTCAATGATGCGGCCAAGGGATTTATCCAAAGTGTGGGGGAATGCAGCGTGA
- the fliH gene encoding flagellar assembly protein FliH: MSNPPNPKDGFRKAVFPKATIEETNQQWQRWEMRDFSAPRKPKMPTFKMDPLPPAAESTPAVIAQAELEQLREDAQMQGYQHGLQQGEKQGYDAGFQQGLNEGRSQGLQQAQTEQQPILDHWRQLAQEFQHSLQAMDNVIAARLMQMALTAAKQIIGQSPVCDASAVLQQIQHLINQEPLFNGNLQLRVNPQDLPIIQQQLGVQLEQQGWRLLADTQLHRGGCKISAEGGELDASIATRWQELCKLAAPELPL; this comes from the coding sequence ATGTCTAATCCTCCTAATCCGAAAGATGGATTCCGCAAAGCGGTATTCCCCAAAGCCACTATTGAAGAAACTAATCAGCAGTGGCAGCGCTGGGAGATGCGTGATTTTTCAGCGCCGCGTAAGCCTAAAATGCCGACCTTTAAAATGGATCCCCTGCCCCCTGCTGCGGAGTCTACCCCCGCCGTTATTGCGCAGGCCGAGTTAGAGCAGCTGCGTGAAGATGCCCAAATGCAGGGGTATCAACACGGGTTACAGCAAGGCGAAAAACAGGGCTACGATGCAGGCTTCCAACAAGGCCTCAACGAGGGTCGTTCTCAGGGATTGCAGCAGGCACAAACCGAGCAACAGCCGATACTCGACCATTGGCGGCAGCTTGCCCAAGAGTTCCAGCATTCATTGCAGGCCATGGACAATGTGATTGCCGCACGTCTAATGCAAATGGCGCTGACCGCCGCGAAGCAAATCATCGGCCAGTCTCCGGTGTGCGACGCCAGCGCGGTGCTGCAACAAATTCAGCATCTGATCAATCAAGAACCGCTGTTTAACGGCAATTTACAACTGCGCGTTAATCCGCAAGATTTGCCGATTATTCAGCAGCAGCTCGGCGTACAGTTAGAACAGCAGGGTTGGCGTTTACTTGCCGACACCCAGTTACACCGCGGCGGCTGCAAAATCAGCGCCGAGGGCGGCGAACTTGACGCCAGCATCGCCACCCGTTGGCAAGAGCTATGCAAACTGGCAGCACCGGAGTTGCCACTATGA
- the fliE gene encoding flagellar hook-basal body complex protein FliE, giving the protein MAIVGIEGVLQQLQATAVSAANRSQNSEAPQGAFAAELKAAVNRISDTQNSAKIQAQNFEMGVPGVGLNDVMVDLQKSGISLQMGIQVRNRLVAAYQDIMNMQV; this is encoded by the coding sequence GTGGCGATAGTGGGTATTGAAGGTGTACTTCAGCAGCTTCAGGCAACGGCTGTATCAGCTGCAAACCGTAGCCAAAATAGCGAGGCTCCACAGGGGGCATTTGCCGCTGAACTAAAAGCCGCAGTAAACCGTATCAGTGATACGCAGAATAGTGCCAAGATTCAGGCGCAAAACTTTGAAATGGGTGTGCCGGGTGTTGGGCTAAACGATGTGATGGTTGATTTGCAAAAATCAGGGATCTCGTTGCAGATGGGGATTCAGGTGCGTAACCGCTTAGTTGCTGCCTATCAAGATATTATGAATATGCAGGTCTAG
- a CDS encoding DUF5405 family protein, giving the protein MQIEIGEYVITSDTYNLILNEKKVAKEGKSAGEERLQSIGFYSKISTLISALIQREVLLSDAQSLQAMQQLIERVSLQCEKAFKDFNNATHHQG; this is encoded by the coding sequence ATGCAAATCGAAATCGGCGAATACGTCATTACGAGTGACACATACAACCTGATTCTTAACGAGAAAAAGGTAGCAAAGGAAGGTAAATCTGCAGGTGAAGAGAGGCTTCAGTCCATCGGGTTCTACTCAAAAATCTCCACGCTTATCTCTGCATTAATTCAGCGCGAGGTTCTGCTCTCTGACGCCCAGTCATTGCAGGCAATGCAGCAATTAATAGAGCGAGTTTCATTGCAGTGTGAAAAGGCTTTCAAGGACTTTAACAATGCGACACATCATCAAGGGTAA
- the fliI gene encoding flagellar protein export ATPase FliI, whose translation MTQRINTWLGTLDAFEKRIPQIPPARRYGRLTRATGLVLEASGLQLPIGATCLIERHDGVKIQQVEAEVVGFNGQQLFLMPLEEVDGIVPGARVCSQSGGLQSGGKQLPLGPMLLGRVLDGGAKPLDGLPPPEDADLGGLTTLPFNPLQRTPIVDVLDVGVRAINALLTVGRGQRMGLFAGSGVGKSVLLGMMARYTQADVIVVGLIGERGREVKDFIENILGDEGRKRSVVIAAPADVSPLLRMQGASYATRIAEDFRDRGQHVLLIMDSLTRYAMAQREIALAIGEPPATKGYPPSVFAKLPALVERAGNGTHGGGSITAFYTVLTEGDDQQDPIADSARAILDGHIVLSRRLAEAGHYPAIDIEASISRAMTSLISDDHYARVRRFKQLLSSYQRNRDLISVGAYAKGSDPLLDQAITLYPHLEAFLQQGIFERSGYADACSSLQALFPA comes from the coding sequence ATGACCCAACGCATCAATACGTGGTTAGGCACCTTAGATGCCTTCGAAAAGCGCATTCCACAGATCCCACCTGCGCGGCGCTACGGTCGTTTAACCCGAGCAACAGGGTTGGTTCTCGAGGCCAGCGGTTTACAGCTGCCCATTGGTGCAACGTGCCTGATTGAACGGCATGACGGCGTGAAAATTCAGCAGGTTGAAGCCGAAGTCGTTGGCTTCAATGGGCAGCAGCTGTTTCTCATGCCGTTAGAAGAAGTTGACGGTATTGTGCCTGGTGCACGCGTTTGCTCCCAAAGCGGTGGCTTACAGTCCGGTGGGAAACAGCTTCCGCTTGGCCCCATGTTATTAGGCCGCGTGCTCGACGGCGGCGCAAAGCCGCTCGACGGACTTCCACCACCGGAAGACGCCGATCTTGGCGGGCTTACCACGCTGCCGTTTAACCCGTTGCAGCGCACGCCGATCGTTGACGTGCTCGACGTCGGGGTTCGTGCCATTAATGCCCTGCTGACCGTAGGGCGTGGGCAGCGCATGGGGCTTTTTGCCGGTTCCGGCGTAGGTAAAAGCGTGCTGTTAGGCATGATGGCGCGCTATACCCAAGCCGATGTGATCGTCGTAGGGTTGATTGGCGAACGTGGCCGCGAAGTTAAAGACTTCATCGAGAATATTTTGGGCGACGAAGGCCGTAAACGTTCGGTGGTTATCGCTGCACCAGCCGATGTCTCTCCTCTATTGCGTATGCAGGGTGCCTCTTACGCCACGCGTATTGCCGAAGATTTTCGCGATCGCGGCCAGCATGTGTTGCTGATTATGGACTCCCTCACCCGCTATGCCATGGCGCAGCGTGAAATCGCACTGGCTATCGGTGAACCGCCAGCGACCAAGGGCTATCCACCTTCAGTATTCGCCAAACTACCGGCGCTGGTTGAACGTGCAGGTAATGGTACCCACGGCGGCGGTTCGATCACCGCGTTTTATACGGTTCTGACCGAAGGTGACGATCAGCAAGACCCAATCGCCGACTCAGCGCGTGCGATTTTGGATGGGCATATCGTTCTATCACGCCGTTTAGCCGAGGCGGGGCACTATCCGGCAATTGATATTGAAGCGTCGATCAGCCGTGCCATGACGTCGCTCATCAGCGATGACCACTACGCCCGAGTCAGACGCTTTAAACAGCTACTTTCGAGCTATCAGCGCAACCGCGATCTCATCAGCGTGGGCGCTTATGCCAAGGGCTCCGATCCGCTATTAGATCAGGCCATTACACTTTATCCGCATTTGGAAGCGTTTTTGCAACAAGGGATCTTCGAGCGCAGCGGCTATGCCGATGCTTGCTCAAGTCTTCAGGCTTTGTTCCCCGCATAG
- the fliJ gene encoding flagellar export protein FliJ, whose amino-acid sequence MSSPMGTLRDLAQQDVDDATTALGKSQQAFLHAEQQLTMLLNYQDEYRQRLNQGMSGGMDASSWRNYQQFIRTLDQAIDQHRLQLNQCNVRLATATRCWQEKQQRLNAFCTLHERQEHQLKMQLNKQDQKRMDEYAQRAAMRREKS is encoded by the coding sequence ATGTCTTCACCTATGGGCACGCTACGTGACCTGGCACAGCAAGATGTTGATGATGCCACCACCGCACTAGGCAAATCGCAGCAAGCGTTTTTACATGCAGAACAGCAGCTGACTATGCTGCTCAATTATCAAGATGAATACCGCCAGCGTCTCAATCAGGGGATGAGCGGCGGTATGGATGCGTCCAGCTGGCGAAATTATCAGCAGTTTATTCGCACTTTGGATCAGGCGATTGACCAGCATCGCCTACAGTTAAACCAATGCAATGTCAGACTCGCAACCGCCACGCGCTGCTGGCAGGAAAAACAGCAACGCCTAAATGCATTTTGTACGCTCCACGAACGCCAAGAGCATCAGTTAAAAATGCAGCTCAATAAACAAGATCAAAAACGGATGGATGAGTACGCCCAGCGTGCCGCCATGAGGAGAGAAAAATCATGA
- a CDS encoding phage N-6-adenine-methyltransferase translates to MSEFASNTPLEHKDRWQTPIEVFAALDAEFGFYLDAAADHGNALCARYLTERDDALNSEWVSYGAIWCNPPYSNITPWVEKAAEQCKEQSQPIVMLLPADTSTGWFSLALESVDEVRLITGGRLSFINAGTGKPGKNGNSKGSLLFIWRPFIKPRCQFTTVSRDELIAIGSDIMAGVKAA, encoded by the coding sequence GTGAGTGAGTTTGCGAGCAATACACCACTCGAACATAAAGACCGGTGGCAGACGCCGATAGAGGTATTCGCCGCGCTTGATGCTGAGTTTGGTTTCTATCTCGACGCGGCGGCCGATCACGGAAACGCACTGTGTGCCAGATATCTGACAGAGCGCGATGATGCATTGAATAGCGAGTGGGTAAGCTACGGCGCTATCTGGTGTAACCCTCCCTACTCAAACATAACTCCGTGGGTAGAAAAGGCCGCCGAGCAGTGCAAAGAACAAAGTCAGCCGATTGTGATGTTGCTCCCTGCCGATACATCTACCGGTTGGTTTTCTCTGGCGCTGGAGTCTGTTGATGAAGTCCGTCTAATCACTGGTGGCCGGTTGTCATTCATCAACGCTGGCACCGGAAAGCCCGGTAAAAACGGAAACAGCAAAGGCAGTCTGCTATTCATCTGGCGCCCATTCATCAAACCACGTTGCCAATTCACAACAGTATCACGCGACGAACTGATCGCAATCGGCAGCGACATTATGGCGGGAGTGAAAGCGGCATGA
- a CDS encoding flagellar hook-length control protein FliK: MTSPLLAAAITNPTATNASAPSAKSQGKAAAPFSDVLSQAHSPAKESRTPRTATNKSASGLAETTDLKSLQAALAKTLENQSAKGEDAQKLLGQLATLDPKQQQKLLASLSNALADKKPAGKGDHLSGLTDTVTDKGTEQAGQAAISALFAMLPDALPKIAVSDTANSAEINDALNAATSDHTSPLMNLLTGEDKKDAKLDLGSLLKSDKPDADTDGQEWDLSLAAVPSKKSDPSALKSSVETSINSLKSGEIPLKLAPQMEDVRLPRGDLNLSQQPAHTLSQAMHNIAVSSPVVAQQTIAVPAAPMPTPVLNAQLGSSEWQQALGQQILMFNRSGQHSAELRLHPQDLGTLQISLRIDDNQAQLHMASGHSQVRAALEAALPQLRTALADSGIQLGQSSVGSEAQPQWNGSQQNASDRQATSGGFSLDGNIDDRIVAASASAKTVRVGGVDISV, translated from the coding sequence ATGACGTCCCCACTGCTCGCTGCAGCGATAACAAACCCTACTGCAACCAATGCGAGTGCCCCGTCGGCTAAATCACAGGGAAAAGCGGCTGCGCCTTTCTCCGACGTGCTGTCGCAAGCACATTCACCGGCCAAAGAAAGTCGCACGCCCCGCACAGCAACCAATAAATCGGCTTCAGGTTTAGCAGAAACAACAGACCTGAAATCGCTACAAGCTGCACTGGCCAAAACGCTAGAAAATCAGTCCGCTAAGGGTGAAGATGCACAGAAGCTGTTAGGCCAGTTGGCAACATTGGATCCTAAACAGCAGCAGAAATTACTGGCATCACTGAGCAACGCGCTCGCAGATAAGAAACCTGCGGGCAAAGGCGATCATCTATCAGGATTAACTGACACGGTAACAGACAAAGGCACTGAACAAGCGGGACAAGCCGCCATCAGCGCCTTGTTTGCGATGCTTCCCGATGCTCTGCCCAAAATTGCCGTGTCTGACACCGCCAACAGCGCTGAAATCAACGATGCGTTGAATGCAGCCACATCCGATCACACATCTCCCCTGATGAATTTGCTTACGGGTGAAGATAAAAAAGATGCCAAGCTAGATCTTGGCTCGTTATTGAAGTCCGATAAGCCGGATGCCGATACAGACGGTCAGGAATGGGATCTCTCATTAGCGGCTGTACCGAGCAAAAAGAGTGATCCATCAGCGCTCAAATCGAGCGTTGAAACCAGCATTAACTCGCTAAAAAGCGGGGAAATCCCGCTGAAACTGGCCCCTCAAATGGAGGATGTTCGTCTACCACGCGGCGATCTCAACCTTTCTCAACAGCCAGCGCACACGCTGAGCCAAGCGATGCACAATATTGCCGTAAGTAGCCCAGTGGTGGCCCAGCAAACAATCGCGGTTCCCGCCGCACCGATGCCAACACCGGTACTTAATGCTCAGCTAGGCAGCAGTGAATGGCAGCAGGCGTTAGGTCAGCAGATCCTCATGTTTAACCGCAGCGGCCAACACAGCGCTGAACTGCGCCTGCATCCACAGGATCTGGGTACATTACAAATCAGCTTGCGCATCGATGACAACCAAGCGCAGCTGCATATGGCATCGGGTCACAGTCAGGTACGCGCAGCGCTGGAGGCTGCCCTCCCTCAACTGCGCACCGCGCTGGCGGATAGCGGTATTCAGCTAGGACAAAGCAGCGTGGGCAGCGAAGCCCAACCGCAGTGGAACGGCAGCCAGCAAAACGCCTCCGACCGACAAGCTACTTCTGGTGGATTTAGTTTGGATGGGAATATCGACGATAGGATCGTTGCAGCCAGTGCATCGGCGAAGACGGTGAGAGTTGGGGGAGTGGATATCAGTGTTTAA
- the fliL gene encoding flagellar basal body-associated protein FliL, producing MSETTLPKNTKRRAKWVWILLILIAAGAGGGFYGWKYYQHQEKLAESKPVPPPMPVFMPLDTFTVNLISDGEDADRVLYIGLTLRLPDEATRKRMNDYLPEMRSRLLMLLSRQHAATLASEHGKTQLMTDIKAVLMPPIAPGQPKQIVSDVLFTAFILR from the coding sequence ATGTCTGAAACCACACTCCCCAAGAACACTAAGCGGCGTGCCAAGTGGGTATGGATACTGTTAATTCTTATTGCTGCGGGTGCTGGTGGCGGTTTTTATGGCTGGAAATATTATCAGCACCAAGAAAAGCTAGCCGAAAGCAAACCGGTTCCGCCGCCAATGCCGGTATTTATGCCTCTCGATACCTTCACCGTTAACCTGATCAGCGACGGTGAAGATGCCGATCGTGTGCTTTATATCGGTTTAACGCTACGTTTGCCTGATGAAGCCACGCGTAAACGTATGAACGATTATCTGCCTGAAATGCGCAGCCGTTTATTGATGCTGCTTTCGCGCCAACACGCCGCCACGCTGGCCAGTGAACACGGTAAAACTCAGTTAATGACTGATATTAAAGCCGTGCTCATGCCACCTATTGCTCCCGGTCAGCCAAAGCAGATCGTTAGCGACGTGTTGTTTACAGCCTTTATCCTGCGGTAA
- a CDS encoding ATP-binding protein: MDTEKGSASLYSNEFDFDVLELDPPFSPERFIEAIAAAEAAGYDNLVIDSISHEWGGVGGCLDDLDTIAKTKFKGNTHAAWSALTPRHRKFLDSILRVNCHVVATMRSKTETAQQEGSKKVVKLGMKSEQRDGVEYEFTTVLDINHETHTATASKDRTGLFSNVDYTVIDDSVGKKLVDWLNDGRTKAEIDLAHFVLVAEKSQSFDSLKSAWAEAYRSLRDTPEQAKAQEIYEARKSELLPTEEAE, encoded by the coding sequence ATAGATACAGAGAAAGGGAGCGCGTCACTTTACTCAAATGAGTTCGATTTCGATGTTCTTGAATTAGACCCGCCATTTAGCCCCGAGAGATTTATTGAGGCTATAGCAGCCGCCGAAGCTGCTGGGTATGACAACCTTGTTATTGATTCTATCTCTCACGAGTGGGGTGGCGTTGGTGGTTGTCTTGATGATCTGGATACGATCGCAAAAACAAAATTCAAAGGAAACACACACGCGGCATGGAGTGCATTAACCCCGCGACATCGCAAGTTCCTTGATTCAATACTACGAGTGAATTGCCATGTCGTAGCGACTATGCGAAGCAAGACTGAAACAGCGCAACAGGAAGGTAGCAAAAAGGTCGTAAAACTTGGCATGAAATCTGAGCAACGCGATGGTGTTGAATACGAGTTCACAACCGTTCTTGATATTAACCACGAAACTCACACAGCCACAGCATCCAAAGATAGGACAGGTCTTTTTTCCAATGTGGATTACACGGTAATTGACGATTCGGTAGGGAAAAAGCTTGTCGATTGGCTTAACGATGGAAGAACTAAAGCTGAAATAGACTTAGCCCACTTCGTTCTTGTTGCTGAGAAGTCCCAATCATTTGATTCCCTGAAGTCTGCATGGGCTGAGGCTTACCGTTCATTGAGAGATACGCCAGAACAAGCCAAGGCACAAGAAATATACGAAGCAAGAAAATCAGAACTATTACCAACTGAGGAAGCTGAATAA
- a CDS encoding single-stranded DNA-binding protein has protein sequence MASRGVNKVILVGNLGNDPEVRYMPNGGAVANITLATSESWRDKQTGEQKEKTEWHRVVLFGKLAEVAGEYLRKGYQVYIEGALQTRKWTDQAGVEKYTTEIVVNVGGTMQMLGGRQGGGAPMGGGQAQGNQFSGGLLPAARPQSTPAAQPQSNEPPMDFDDDIPF, from the coding sequence ATGGCGAGCAGAGGCGTAAATAAAGTAATCCTTGTCGGGAATTTGGGAAATGATCCAGAAGTTCGATACATGCCTAACGGAGGCGCAGTCGCAAACATCACGCTAGCCACATCAGAGAGCTGGCGTGACAAACAGACTGGCGAGCAGAAGGAAAAAACTGAGTGGCATCGCGTAGTGCTATTCGGAAAGCTGGCTGAGGTTGCTGGTGAATATCTGCGTAAAGGTTATCAGGTTTATATCGAAGGTGCTTTGCAGACTCGTAAGTGGACAGATCAGGCTGGTGTTGAAAAATACACCACTGAGATTGTTGTAAACGTTGGCGGCACCATGCAGATGCTGGGTGGACGTCAAGGTGGCGGTGCGCCTATGGGCGGCGGTCAGGCACAGGGTAATCAGTTCAGCGGCGGCTTACTGCCAGCGGCTCGCCCTCAGAGCACTCCAGCAGCTCAGCCACAAAGCAATGAACCTCCAATGGACTTCGATGACGACATTCCTTTCTAG
- the fliG gene encoding flagellar motor switch protein FliG produces MTMTPTEKSAILLMTIGEDRAAEVFKHLSTREVQNLSTTMATMSQVSHQQLGEVLNEFQDEAEQYEALSVNASDYLRSVLVKALGEERASSLLEDILESRETASGIETLNFMEPQAAADIIRDEHPQIIATILVHLKRSQAADILAQFDERQRNDVVLRIATFGGVQPTALQELTEVLNGLLDGQNLKRSKMGGIRTAAEIINLMKTQQEESVIEAMRTYDGELAQKIIDEMFLFENLVDVDDRSIQRILQEVESESLLIALKGADEALREKFMRNMSQRAADILRDDLSTRGPVRLSLVESEQKAILLIVRRLAESGEVVIGGGEDAYV; encoded by the coding sequence ATGACCATGACCCCAACTGAAAAAAGCGCCATTTTATTGATGACCATCGGTGAAGACCGTGCGGCAGAGGTGTTTAAGCACCTCTCTACCCGCGAGGTGCAGAACCTCAGCACCACGATGGCGACCATGAGTCAGGTTTCTCACCAGCAGTTAGGCGAAGTGCTCAACGAGTTTCAAGATGAAGCCGAGCAGTACGAAGCGCTCAGCGTCAACGCCAGCGACTATCTGCGTTCGGTATTGGTGAAAGCACTAGGTGAAGAGCGCGCCTCCAGCCTATTGGAAGACATTCTCGAATCACGCGAAACCGCCAGCGGCATTGAAACGCTCAACTTTATGGAGCCTCAGGCCGCCGCCGATATTATTCGCGATGAACATCCGCAGATCATTGCCACTATTTTAGTGCACCTGAAACGCTCTCAGGCCGCGGATATTCTGGCGCAGTTTGACGAGCGCCAGCGCAACGACGTAGTGCTGCGTATCGCCACCTTTGGTGGTGTTCAGCCTACGGCGCTACAAGAACTGACCGAAGTGCTGAACGGTTTGTTAGATGGCCAAAACCTCAAACGCAGCAAAATGGGCGGAATTCGCACGGCGGCAGAGATTATCAACCTGATGAAAACTCAGCAGGAAGAATCGGTTATCGAAGCTATGCGTACTTACGACGGCGAGCTGGCGCAGAAAATCATCGACGAAATGTTCCTGTTCGAAAATCTGGTCGACGTCGACGATCGCAGCATTCAGCGCATCTTGCAGGAAGTGGAGTCCGAATCTCTGCTCATCGCCCTCAAAGGCGCCGACGAAGCGCTACGCGAGAAATTTATGCGCAATATGTCGCAGCGTGCAGCCGATATTCTGCGCGACGATCTCTCCACGCGTGGGCCAGTTCGTCTATCGCTGGTAGAAAGCGAACAAAAAGCCATTCTGTTGATCGTTCGTCGATTAGCGGAAAGCGGCGAAGTTGTGATCGGCGGCGGCGAGGATGCTTATGTCTAA
- the exoX gene encoding exodeoxyribonuclease X, which translates to MSVLRVIDTETCGLNGGVVEVASVDIENSLSIINPMSDFVKPDRPIEFSAMAIHHITEDIVADKPLIDDVVGRYQGADFYIAHNANFDKGVLPEMGGEWICTRKLAARLYPDLDSHANQFLRYALGLDAWVPENLHAHRALYDCYVTAALFIRISRDSSWSVEEMLEISSQPVLLKTLRIGKHKGKTFAEVAKEDPSWLKWALSTISDMSDDMRFTIQHYLRD; encoded by the coding sequence ATGAGTGTGCTCAGAGTTATTGATACAGAGACATGCGGGTTGAATGGCGGTGTTGTTGAGGTGGCAAGTGTGGATATTGAGAACTCCTTATCCATCATTAATCCAATGAGTGATTTCGTTAAACCAGACCGCCCTATCGAATTCAGCGCAATGGCCATTCATCACATCACAGAGGATATCGTTGCTGATAAGCCATTGATTGATGATGTGGTTGGTCGCTATCAAGGTGCTGATTTCTACATAGCCCACAACGCAAACTTTGATAAAGGCGTACTTCCAGAAATGGGCGGAGAATGGATATGCACAAGAAAGTTAGCGGCGCGTCTTTATCCAGACCTTGATAGCCACGCCAACCAGTTCCTACGTTACGCGCTTGGGCTTGATGCGTGGGTTCCTGAAAACCTACACGCCCACCGTGCGCTATATGATTGCTATGTAACTGCTGCACTTTTTATTCGCATCTCACGTGATTCGTCTTGGTCAGTTGAAGAAATGCTAGAGATCAGCTCTCAGCCAGTCCTACTAAAAACACTGAGAATTGGGAAGCACAAAGGTAAGACGTTCGCTGAGGTAGCAAAAGAGGATCCTAGCTGGCTCAAGTGGGCTTTAAGCACCATCAGCGACATGTCAGATGACATGCGATTTACGATACAACACTACCTAAGAGATTAA
- a CDS encoding tyrosine-type recombinase/integrase — translation MAKYPTGVENHGGNLRLWFIYKGERVRESLGVPDTPKNRKIAGDLRTSICFAIKMGTFDYAEQFPSSPNLTRFVTTKREITIGDLADKWLSIKETEIAGSTLDRYRSKIKNSLPFIGSNRLISSITQEDILNLRKELLTGFQTPGYMHKVIRKGRSVPTVNSYISGLTSLFRFALANNYISSDPTANITPLRKGKPEPDPLTREEFVRMIDAFRERQIRNIWSLAVYTGMRHGEICALAWEDIDLKAGTLSVRRNLAKVGEFTLPKTAAGERTINLIRPAIEILRDQSELTRLSKQHDIPVTQREYGRKTTHKCTFVFIPSVSATNGRSGDHYSVGSISQSWDTALKRAGLKHRKAYQSRHTYACWSLSAGANPNFIASQMGHTNAQMVYQVYGAWMEETNSEQVAMLNQKLSDFAPPMPHSKVSNS, via the coding sequence ATGGCTAAATACCCAACGGGTGTAGAGAACCATGGTGGCAATTTGCGGCTATGGTTCATCTACAAAGGTGAAAGAGTCAGGGAATCATTAGGTGTCCCTGACACACCAAAGAATAGGAAGATAGCTGGAGATCTTAGAACTTCGATTTGTTTTGCAATAAAAATGGGGACTTTTGATTATGCAGAACAGTTCCCAAGCTCGCCTAACCTAACAAGGTTCGTGACAACGAAGCGAGAGATTACGATCGGAGATTTGGCAGATAAATGGCTTTCAATCAAAGAGACAGAGATTGCTGGAAGCACTCTGGATAGATACCGGTCTAAAATAAAAAACTCACTTCCATTCATAGGTTCTAACCGCTTGATTTCATCAATTACACAAGAAGATATTCTTAACCTTAGAAAGGAGTTACTTACCGGATTTCAAACCCCCGGTTACATGCACAAAGTGATCAGGAAAGGCCGATCTGTTCCAACGGTCAATTCCTATATATCCGGACTAACATCATTGTTCCGTTTTGCTCTGGCCAATAATTATATTTCCTCAGATCCAACCGCAAATATTACTCCCCTGAGGAAAGGGAAACCCGAACCAGACCCCCTAACCAGAGAGGAGTTTGTGAGGATGATAGATGCCTTTAGAGAACGCCAGATTAGAAATATATGGTCACTAGCAGTCTATACAGGAATGAGGCATGGGGAGATATGCGCACTGGCGTGGGAGGATATTGACCTAAAAGCAGGGACACTATCCGTCCGTCGAAATCTTGCAAAGGTTGGAGAGTTTACGCTTCCAAAAACTGCCGCAGGAGAAAGAACCATTAATCTGATAAGACCGGCGATAGAAATTCTGCGCGACCAGTCAGAGCTAACTAGACTGAGCAAGCAGCACGATATCCCAGTAACTCAGAGAGAGTATGGCAGGAAGACAACTCACAAATGCACGTTTGTATTTATACCGTCAGTTTCCGCCACAAATGGCAGATCAGGAGACCATTATTCTGTTGGTTCGATCAGCCAAAGTTGGGATACTGCGTTAAAGCGCGCCGGACTAAAACATAGGAAAGCGTATCAGTCCCGCCATACGTATGCATGTTGGTCTTTGTCTGCTGGAGCTAACCCAAACTTCATTGCATCACAAATGGGCCACACTAACGCCCAAATGGTTTATCAGGTTTATGGAGCTTGGATGGAGGAAACAAATAGCGAGCAAGTAGCCATGCTGAACCAGAAATTATCTGACTTTGCCCCACCCATGCCCCATAGCAAAGTTAGCAACAGTTAA
- the xisR gene encoding excisionase family protein: MMDNNVIQLVPAKWVSESVLMGITGLKKNTIKKAREDCWMEGREYKHISPDGQPRDNSTCFYDWKMVERWMDGQPAAIPRRKSA; this comes from the coding sequence ATGATGGATAACAACGTAATTCAGTTAGTACCAGCTAAATGGGTATCAGAAAGCGTTCTAATGGGGATAACAGGCCTCAAAAAGAACACCATAAAGAAAGCCCGTGAAGATTGCTGGATGGAGGGACGAGAATACAAGCACATCTCTCCAGACGGGCAACCACGAGATAACAGCACCTGTTTTTATGATTGGAAAATGGTTGAGCGCTGGATGGACGGACAGCCGGCAGCGATCCCTCGTCGGAAATCTGCTTAA